In Methanomicrobium sp. W14, the sequence CTGAAAAAATAAACTGAATTTAGTGCCTTTTTGCAATAAATACTGCAAATGTGGTCATCGCACCAAAAACTGTGAAGATGCCGAAACCCGGGGACTGCGTCGCTGAAGGCGTAGTGCTTTCAGTCGGGACAGTGGTCTCATCAGAGATGCCCTTAGTGATGTGAATAACATATACGGATACTGTCTGGGGCCCTGATATCTGCTGGAATGTTGCAGTCTGGCAGGTGCTTGATAATCCTTCACCCTTTACGAATTCAACGGAAATGTCATATTCGTCAGGGTTGTGTGTATTATATATGTATATGTCACCCGGAAGAAGACTTGTCTGCGTTATGTTTTCACTGGATTTTATAATAGTAACCGAAGCCGATGAGGCTGTGCATGTCGTTCCGGAGCATTCATCGCAGTTTGGAACTGACATCGTTTTAAGCATATAACCTCCTTCAAGGGGCCTGAATACTGTCCTGTCCGGGTCTCCTATAATGTCAGTAACAACAGCATCGGCCGAGATATTCGTAATCTTTGCAATACCGAGGTATGTCCCGCCGTCCCCGCCGAGGACTATAAACCTTACGGGGTCGCCGACGCTGAATGTTTCAAAAGCCGCATCATCAGGTACTGTCCCTGTTACGTTTCCTATGATTGTTGATGCTATCCATTCGCTTATTGGCATTGAGCCTGAGTATGAAGTTACAAACTGATACTCGGAATCAATTGCGATAGTATTTTCGTCCTGGTTGACTGAAACAATTGTTCCCATGCCGTTTATTTCCTGCAAAACTGCGGATGCAGGCTGAAACGCGAAGAGACAAACCAGAAACGCAGTTGTAAGCAGGACCAGACTTTTTTTTATAGCCATAATATAACCACCATTTTAGAAATGGTCGGCTATTAATATATATATGTTGATAACTGCCTCTTCAAAATTCAGGGGAAAACCCTTTTTACGTAAAAACAAGGTTTATAAATGTTACCCAAAATGTGAAAGGGGCAGTGGGGTCATTTCCGCCTGAATTAAAATGTTGATATTTAACGTTATTTTTTTGCAGACTGTACAGAAAAACGCTCTTCTATTGATGCAAGGGTTTCAATCTCATCAATTGCCTTGTCGTCTCTGAGCCTGATAAATCTCGGGAAACGCAGCGCATAGCCGGCATCATAGTTGGGGCTTTTCTGGATTTCAGAGTATCCAACCTCAAAGACCAGTTCAGGTTCGAACCTGACGGAATTTCCTGACTCGGATATCACCGACTCCTTCAGAAGAGAGTACAGTTCAGCTAGCATATCATCAGATATTCCTGTCGCAACCTTTGATACCGGGATTAACCCGCCTCTTTCATCTCTGCACGCAAGAAGAAAAGACCCGAACATGTGTGCCCTTTTTCCTTCTCCCCATTCCGCTCCGGTTACGGCAAGGTCTATCGTATCTACGGCAGGCTTTATCTTTATCCAGTCCTTTCCCCTGATTCCCGGCGTGTAATGTGCGGAGAGCGATTTAACCATTATTCCTTCGTGCCCGTTGTCAAGTGCGGAACGGTAGAATGATTCGATGTAATCCGTATCTCCTGAAACTATCTGGGGTGCGACAAAATCTTTCACGTTTGTATCAAGGATTTCCCTTCTTTTGGAGAAAGGAGTGTCTATCAAAGTCTCACCGTTTATATATATAATGTCAAAAACATTAGGGACAAGCTTCAGGCTTTCCATATGCCCTGCAATATCGTGTTTTCTCCTGAACCTTCTAAGTACATACTGGAAAGGAAGCGGTCGTCCGTTATCAACTGCTATAACCTCACCGTCAAGGATAACGTTTTCTTGTGTAGATGAAAGAAGCATCTTTGCAACATCGGGTATGGCTTCTGTTACGTCCTCAAGTTTTCTTGAATAGATCCTGCATTCTCCGCCTTTTTTATGGAACTGAAACCTTGTTCCGTCGTATTTGAATTCAGCCGCAACACTGCCTTCCTCTTCAACTATTTCTGAAATGGAGCCCTGTTTTGCAAGCATCATTTTTACAGGCCTGAAAAGCTCGATTTTCACCTCTGCAAGCGCTGACTCACCTTTTTTTGCAATGATTGCAACTTCTCCGAGGTCGTTTGAGGCCTGGTATGCATGCTCGACCGAATCCGGTGAGACTGAAAACGCCTTTGCAACCGCGTCCCTGACATTGCCTTCACCTATACCTATCCTTAATTCGCCGAGCATCAGCCTGGAGATATACCTGGCCTCCTTTGGTTTTGCGTTTGCAAAAAGACGCCTTAATACTTTCAGCTTCTCTTTCTGTGACCTGTTTCCGCCTACTTCGGAGATGTAGAGAAAATCATTGTATACTTCCAGGAGGTCAAGAGACTGGGTAAAAAAAGAAGTCTGCTCCTTTTTCGAAAGAATGTTTTCTATCGCCCTTCCGGCATCCCCGCCTGTGTTGATCTTTTTTATAACGGAATTTTTGTTTTTTCCTGCAACGTATGCGACAGCCTCGTAGACCAGGTTGGGTCCGATTCCTGTTTTTTCAGGACTGTAATCCGGAAAGATTCTTCCCATCAGAAATCGTACAAAAACCGGCAGTTCTTCTTTTGAAAGCTCCCCGAGACATTCAGAAACTATCTCTATTGAATCAAGCCTTCCGGACGTGTTTTCTATTTCTTCGCAGATTTCAGAGAATTCATTAAACAGCATATTAACCATTACCCCGGGGAAAATATTATATTTCAAAGGTCCTGCAGACCTCGTACTGGAGCGATACATCGATTACGGTATCAGATGAGTGCAGTCCGAGAGCGCTTTTTGCCGAGTCAAGGGCTTTTTTTGGGGTATTGTTCTCCTCGCTTAGGTGTGCCAGAACAAACCTTCCGATATCACAGCAGTTTTTGCTGATAAACTCCGAAGCGGCGTCGTTTGAGAGGTGACCCCTGTTGACGTCCCTTATTCTCTCTTTCAGAAACCTTGGATACGGTCCGTTTTCAAGCATGACCGGGCAGTGGTTGCTTTCAAGTACAACAGCACTGCAGCAGCAGAGATATTCTGCCATTTTCCCGGTGATATGTCCGGTATCGGTACAAAACCCGAGTTTTGACCCGTTTTCCGATATGCAGAACCCGCACGGGTCGCATGCGTCATGATAGGTTGAAAAAGGCGTTATGCTGAAATCATCCTTTTCAAAGCTTTCTTTCGGCCTGCATACCTGCATCTCTATATACCTGTCAGACTTCCTTTTGTCCTCAAATTCCCATAGCGTTCCCTGTGTTCCCATAACAGGCACGTCAAGTTTTCTTGCAAGAACGTCAAGGCCCTTTATATGATCAGAGTGCTCGTGTGTAACCAGAATTCCCTTTATAAGTTCCTCTTTTCCTCCTGCAAGGCTGAGCCTTCTTAATGTCTCCTTTGCACTTAAACCTGCATCAATAAGAAGCGCACCACTTTCGCCTTCTATATATGTGCAGTTACCCTTGCTTCCGCTTGCAAGGACTGTGACTTTCATTGCAGTAATATTTGGTCTTATTCTCTAAATTTGTTTAGTATGAAGGATAAGCCTGAAAACCTTTTGGAGCTGAATGAATGTAACTGTCTTTAAAGTTATTTTTTCTTTTAAAAGCGGTTCTTTAAATCACCCATGTTTCTCTTTTTCAAGCTCCACAAGAATCGGTGCGATAGTCCCGGAATGAATGCACCTTATCACAAATTCTGCAAGTTTTTTTGAGTACCTTATATGAGCCGCCTGAAATCCCGCCAGAAATCCAAAGCATAATGTAACTATTGCAAGAAGTGCAATTCCGGATGCATCAGCCATTTCTATCCCGTCCTGTCATGATATATCCTCAATCTCAACAATAAACGGCTCAAATGAGCCGTCGTTCATGCATTTTTCGGCTGCGGCAAGAAATCTTTTTTTGAAATAGAAATTCATC encodes:
- a CDS encoding ATP-dependent DNA ligase: MLFNEFSEICEEIENTSGRLDSIEIVSECLGELSKEELPVFVRFLMGRIFPDYSPEKTGIGPNLVYEAVAYVAGKNKNSVIKKINTGGDAGRAIENILSKKEQTSFFTQSLDLLEVYNDFLYISEVGGNRSQKEKLKVLRRLFANAKPKEARYISRLMLGELRIGIGEGNVRDAVAKAFSVSPDSVEHAYQASNDLGEVAIIAKKGESALAEVKIELFRPVKMMLAKQGSISEIVEEEGSVAAEFKYDGTRFQFHKKGGECRIYSRKLEDVTEAIPDVAKMLLSSTQENVILDGEVIAVDNGRPLPFQYVLRRFRRKHDIAGHMESLKLVPNVFDIIYINGETLIDTPFSKRREILDTNVKDFVAPQIVSGDTDYIESFYRSALDNGHEGIMVKSLSAHYTPGIRGKDWIKIKPAVDTIDLAVTGAEWGEGKRAHMFGSFLLACRDERGGLIPVSKVATGISDDMLAELYSLLKESVISESGNSVRFEPELVFEVGYSEIQKSPNYDAGYALRFPRFIRLRDDKAIDEIETLASIEERFSVQSAKK
- a CDS encoding MBL fold metallo-hydrolase, with amino-acid sequence MKVTVLASGSKGNCTYIEGESGALLIDAGLSAKETLRRLSLAGGKEELIKGILVTHEHSDHIKGLDVLARKLDVPVMGTQGTLWEFEDKRKSDRYIEMQVCRPKESFEKDDFSITPFSTYHDACDPCGFCISENGSKLGFCTDTGHITGKMAEYLCCCSAVVLESNHCPVMLENGPYPRFLKERIRDVNRGHLSNDAASEFISKNCCDIGRFVLAHLSEENNTPKKALDSAKSALGLHSSDTVIDVSLQYEVCRTFEI